Proteins found in one Pontibacter sp. SGAir0037 genomic segment:
- a CDS encoding lantibiotic dehydratase, with translation MYRFYSQLLLRTPAYPVSTYLETELQELLTEPHFRAAIFLASPFLYQELKKRSFQVPLLSPGALHALSKYRNRMCFRPTPFGLFSGFALAHWAASPGRPLIMHKDKYKIKASLSFSETLKNAAKILDAELADCHTYRTNGSLYKAGSTYRFLTCQQPGVGEVALRFSIDTVPYQAFLRDILHFCKEDRLREEVVGLIRERTQAQAPTAVCEEFFDQLVAQQLLLSTLAPNSTGPEYLPRLLDVCHLEGRDSAGTERLASLLAELEALSREGICEGSVSLLRLGDKLVGADTGKPGLYVNLDLGSVTGGVDAVHQQNILDGLQGLWALLPSRRPQGLQDFSLAFKRKFENRTVPLLLALDPEAGIGYQDLTDGHAVSKLLEGISLRCLGGEAAATPFDWSPAHAMLMEKWRTTGNAAAPLVLTEEELQQLPKRKATDLRPPSISVLFRVLDNQVVLEQAGGVSATALLGRFTPLHEEVEAMARELVQKEEAANPGVVFAEIAHLGDIHVANIEHRKALRAYEIPVLVHSTLDRQQQLPLADLWVSIQADQVVLFSKNLQQVVVPRLSSAYNFSREDLAVYRFLCDLQYQGIEADFTLDLQQFFPGMRQYPRVVYKSAILQLASWHLGTEELGALQAAVQDPERLRTAIARQGWPRHIALTEHDHQLVIDLEQEADLGLFARAIRHKKFLLVREYPFAGQETPTVTDETGNPYIHQFVASLYQEQEVYKALPLPDMSQQVGRAVKRKTLPGQEWLYLKVYCHPVRSNELLTRAFLPLINRLVRSGAVWEWFFVRYRDPGYHLRIRLAVPETETGKVLQAIRQKLSPYVEDDTVADVQVATYERELERYGPALMEAVEKVFCASSALVAAAIGKAAPAEADHAPYRTAFAGAEETAAAFGFSLEEKTTLFSQLFESFFEEFKGDKGLKEQLSRKYRELSLVPGLMPDNPGPTESRKGTRKQRQGGFHAALIALAEKARRTRSADVPQLVSDLVHMHLNRVFVDQPREQELVLYYCLWRHYRSQLARARP, from the coding sequence ATGTATCGATTCTACTCGCAGTTACTATTGCGCACACCCGCTTACCCCGTCTCCACCTACCTTGAAACTGAACTCCAGGAGCTGCTGACGGAACCGCATTTCAGGGCGGCCATTTTCCTGGCCAGTCCTTTCCTTTACCAGGAGCTGAAAAAAAGAAGCTTTCAGGTGCCCTTGCTATCCCCGGGCGCCCTGCATGCGCTATCCAAGTACCGCAACAGGATGTGTTTCCGGCCTACGCCTTTCGGGCTGTTCTCCGGTTTTGCTCTTGCACACTGGGCTGCATCCCCCGGTCGGCCGCTTATCATGCACAAGGACAAGTACAAGATAAAAGCCAGCCTGAGCTTCAGCGAGACCTTAAAGAATGCTGCAAAGATTCTGGACGCTGAACTGGCTGACTGCCACACGTACCGGACAAACGGGTCGTTGTACAAGGCTGGAAGCACATATCGGTTCCTTACGTGCCAGCAACCGGGTGTGGGGGAGGTGGCCCTCCGTTTTTCAATCGATACGGTGCCCTACCAGGCTTTCCTGCGCGACATCCTGCATTTCTGTAAAGAGGACAGGCTCAGGGAGGAGGTAGTGGGCCTGATCCGGGAAAGGACGCAGGCTCAGGCTCCGACCGCGGTGTGCGAGGAGTTTTTCGACCAGTTGGTGGCGCAGCAGCTGCTCCTGTCCACGCTCGCACCAAATAGCACCGGGCCGGAGTACCTGCCCCGCTTGCTGGACGTGTGCCACCTGGAAGGCCGGGACAGTGCCGGAACAGAGCGCCTAGCGTCTCTGCTGGCAGAGCTGGAGGCCTTGTCCCGGGAAGGGATCTGCGAAGGGAGCGTGTCCCTGCTCCGGCTTGGTGACAAACTGGTGGGGGCCGACACCGGCAAGCCAGGGCTGTATGTTAACCTGGACCTGGGATCGGTTACGGGGGGAGTGGATGCCGTGCACCAGCAAAACATCCTCGACGGCCTGCAAGGCCTATGGGCATTGCTGCCTTCGCGCCGGCCGCAGGGACTGCAGGACTTTAGCCTGGCGTTCAAGCGAAAGTTCGAAAACAGGACCGTCCCACTCCTCCTGGCGCTTGACCCGGAGGCAGGAATAGGCTACCAGGACCTGACCGATGGCCATGCCGTCTCAAAGCTGCTGGAAGGTATCAGCCTGAGGTGCCTGGGAGGGGAGGCGGCGGCCACGCCTTTTGACTGGTCTCCGGCCCATGCCATGCTGATGGAAAAGTGGCGGACTACCGGCAACGCGGCAGCGCCCCTGGTGCTGACCGAGGAGGAACTGCAGCAGCTACCGAAGCGGAAGGCGACAGACCTCAGGCCGCCCAGCATTTCGGTGCTTTTCCGGGTGCTGGACAACCAGGTCGTGCTGGAACAGGCAGGGGGCGTGAGCGCTACAGCCTTGCTGGGCCGGTTTACCCCGCTTCACGAGGAGGTGGAGGCCATGGCCCGGGAACTGGTGCAAAAGGAGGAAGCAGCGAACCCCGGCGTGGTCTTTGCCGAGATCGCCCACCTCGGGGACATCCATGTGGCGAACATCGAGCACCGGAAGGCTCTCCGTGCGTATGAAATTCCGGTGCTGGTCCATTCCACGCTCGACCGGCAACAGCAGCTGCCCTTGGCGGACCTGTGGGTCAGTATACAGGCGGACCAGGTCGTCCTCTTTTCCAAAAACCTGCAGCAGGTGGTCGTGCCGCGCCTAAGCTCTGCCTACAACTTCTCACGGGAGGACCTAGCTGTTTACCGTTTTCTGTGCGACCTGCAGTACCAGGGCATCGAGGCGGACTTCACTCTGGACCTGCAGCAGTTCTTTCCCGGAATGCGGCAGTATCCACGGGTGGTTTACAAGTCGGCCATCCTGCAGCTGGCCTCCTGGCATTTGGGCACGGAAGAACTGGGGGCGCTGCAGGCGGCTGTACAGGACCCGGAGCGGCTGCGTACGGCCATCGCGCGGCAGGGCTGGCCCCGGCATATTGCCCTGACAGAGCACGACCACCAACTGGTCATCGACCTGGAGCAGGAGGCGGACCTGGGCCTGTTCGCACGGGCGATCAGGCACAAGAAGTTCCTCTTGGTCCGGGAATATCCTTTCGCGGGGCAGGAAACCCCAACGGTCACAGACGAGACGGGAAATCCGTATATACACCAGTTTGTGGCGAGCCTGTACCAGGAGCAGGAGGTATACAAGGCGCTGCCCCTACCCGACATGAGCCAACAGGTAGGGAGAGCGGTGAAGCGGAAGACGCTGCCAGGTCAGGAGTGGCTGTACCTGAAAGTGTACTGCCATCCCGTTAGGTCCAATGAGCTGTTGACGAGGGCGTTCTTGCCGCTCATCAACCGGCTGGTGCGAAGCGGAGCAGTATGGGAGTGGTTCTTTGTGCGTTACCGGGACCCGGGATACCACCTGCGGATCCGGCTGGCCGTTCCCGAAACAGAAACGGGAAAGGTGTTACAGGCGATTCGCCAGAAGTTAAGCCCCTACGTGGAGGATGATACGGTCGCCGATGTACAGGTCGCCACCTATGAGCGGGAACTGGAGCGCTATGGTCCTGCCCTTATGGAGGCAGTGGAAAAGGTGTTCTGCGCCAGCAGTGCCCTGGTTGCCGCTGCCATTGGCAAAGCTGCGCCAGCGGAAGCCGACCATGCTCCCTACAGAACTGCTTTCGCCGGGGCAGAGGAGACCGCGGCTGCCTTCGGGTTTAGCCTGGAGGAGAAAACCACACTTTTCTCCCAGCTGTTTGAAAGCTTCTTTGAGGAATTCAAGGGGGACAAGGGCTTGAAGGAGCAGCTGAGCCGGAAGTACCGGGAGCTCAGCCTGGTGCCCGGGCTGATGCCAGACAACCCTGGCCCAACGGAAAGCCGCAAGGGTACCAGGAAGCAGCGGCAGGGGGGCT